In Saccharicrinis carchari, the DNA window GCCCACGCTGTTATCTTCGGCCAGAAGGTTTTGGGCCAGGTTTTTAGCTTTGGGATAAATGATGGTAAGTGGCTTTGCACTCAGGTCTATCAAATCCCAGGCCATCTCCGGCACTTTAGCTACATAGGCACTCAGCTTGGCATCATTGTCCAGCAACACCAATGCACTTTTACTATCGTGGCGTTGCTTTAGCGCATACACTTTTTTTACTGCTTCCTGGTTAGTGGCATCGCACCCGATACCCCAAATAGTATCGGTGGGGTACAAAATCAAACCACCTTTTTGCAATACCTCTACCGCTTTTTTTATATCGTCATTCATTTTTTCAGACTACTGGATAATAGACCCTATTGATAATAGATTATTAGACATTACAGTAGTAGAAAAGAGACAGGAAGAGAACGACTTTTTATTTACAAGATTCTTATCCCTGATCTCTTATCTCCTAGTTATCCTCGTATTACAACATCCTATCTTCCCATCATTACACTGCTACATCATTCTCGCGTAATGCATCGTTCAACGAAGTTTTTTTATCTGTCGATTCTTTTCGCTGGCCAATGATGAGTGCCGCGGGCACTTGAAAATCTCCGGCGGGGAATTTCTTGGTGTAGCTTCCCGGAATCACCACGGAACGTGGCGGAACGTAACCTTTGTATTCAACGGGACTGTCACCGGTAACATCGATAATTTTTGTAGAACCGGTGAGCACCACGTTGGCTCCCAACACGGCTTCTTTACCCACGCGACAACCTTCTACAACTATACATCGCGAACCGATAAAGGCATCATCTTCAATAATTACAGGGGCGGCCTGAATGGGTTCTAACACCCCTCCAATACCCACACCACCGCTAAGATGAACATTTTTACCTATTTGTGCACAGCTACCTACTGTGGCCCAGGTATCCACCATTGTGCCACTCTCAATGTAAGCGCCAATATTAACATACGAGGGCATCAAAACAACACCACTTGATATGTAAGCACCATAGCGAGCCACAGCATGGGGAACGACCCGTATACCCAACTCGGCATAATTTTTTTTGAGCGCCATCTTATCATGAAATTCCATCGGCCCTGCTTCTAAAGTCTCCATCTTTTGAATGGGAAAATACAGGATAACGGCTTTCTTTACCCACTCATTCACCTTCCATTCATCGCCATTTGGTTCTGCTACCCTTATCTTGCCTTTGTCCAGCATCTCCATTAAAGTACGAATAACATCTTGCGTATCCGTTGTTTTTAAAAGTTCCCGGTTGTCCCAGGCTTGCTCAATAACTTTTTTGTATTGCTCTAACATGATAGTTCTCTTTATTGTTTATTGCAAAAATAGGACGAAAGCATACGAATAGCAAATCATCTACCTGTATAATGTGATAATTTGAAAGTATGTGTAGAAATGATATTTATAACCAAACAATTTGATGTTGTGGAAGTTAAAGTTTGGTTAATAGGATAGCAACTTTATTTATTCCATTATTTTGTTTTGTAAGTTTACCTTCGTAACAGCTTTTGAAGCGCTTTAATATATGAAACATTTATACATCACATCTGCCATTCTTCTTATCCTGACACCAAAATTTTCCTTTTCGCAACCGCTTCAAAGCAAACGATTTGGTATTTATATTCTACAAAACTCCATAGAGGAGGCGGTGCAGTTTGGGGCCGTTAAAAATATAAAAACCGGTGAAGTCAGCCTTACGGATGAGGAAGGATTCTTTGCTATTTCCGGTTTAGTGGGCGATACATTAAAGTTTCATAGTTTGGGATATCGCGATACCTCATGGGTAATCCCCGGCATATGGTTTGCCATGGACCAAAAGATAGAACTAAAAGTGGAACCTAATGTTTATGATCTCCCGGAGGTTGACGTGGTACGCTATTATTCGTATGCACATTTTAAACAAGCCTTTAAAGATTTAAGGATACCAAAAACCGAGAAGGATATCGCCAGGGAGGTTTTCAGTTCTTGGGATCCGCTTTTTAAAGAGGCAGCAGCACAAGGAAGAATAGATGCTATGGCTCAAGGTGGTTCGGTAGGCCTAGGAATAGGCATTGGGGGCAAGGATAAATTGCGTTTGCAGCGCGAAGCAGTAGATAAGCTGGAGGAAGTTCAGGATAAAAGTCAGCGTTTTAACTATCTGGTATCGCGTGCAAACATTAAGCACCTAACCGAGTACAAAGGTACCTGTTTAGATTCTTTTATGGTATTTCTGAATACAGGTTACAATTTGCATTATCAAATGGAGGAGTACGATCTATTATCTGCTATAATAAACGCATCAGCACATTTTAAAGCGTTAAAAGGCAACGAAGAATGGTTTTTGAATAGGCAGGATAGCGATAAGTTTTAAAAAAAGTCCCTGCGTTTATTGATGTGCCCAATTATATTCCAATAGAAAAGATAGGACTGTTGTGGATGGATTTTGTTATTTTGCAAATTATTCAAATAAATAGCAACATGAGCCAGCAACCGGATAGCTTGCCACAATTAGTGGCCAGGTTTATCAACAACACCAATCAAAATATTTTTCTCACGGGTAAAGCCGGCACGGGAAAAACTACTTTTTTACGCAGCATAAGGCAACATACCCACAAAAGTGTTATTGTGGCGGCTCCCACCGGTATTGCTGCCATCAATGCAGGAGGCGTTACGCTTCACTCTCTGTTTCAACTCCCTTTTGGCGCTTTTATTCCCGACAACAACGGACTTAACATGCCATACGCAAGCACGCAGGTAAATACGCCGCGCACGCTGCTGTCTTCGTTTCAAATGCACAAAACCAAACGCAACATGCTCAAAAAAATGGAGCTGTTAATTATTGATGAGGTGAGTATGCTAAGAGCCGACCTGCTGGATGCCATCGACCTGATATTGCGTAGTGTGCGCCGTCAAAGGGATTTGCCTTTTGGAGGTGTTCAGATCCTCTTTATCGGCGATTTATTGCAACTGCCTCCTGTGGTAAAGGACGACGAGTGGAGCTGTATCGGAGCCTACTATCCCAGTGTTTTCTTTTTTAGTGCGCAAGTGCTACGCCAAACTCCCCCCTTATATATTGAGTTGGAAAAAATATACCGCCAAAGCGACAATACTTTTATCAACTTGTTGAATAACCTGCGCAACAATAAAATGACGGAGGCAGATGCTCAGTTGCTTAATAAATATTACCGACCGGATTATGAGCAGAAAAGTGATGAGGGCGTTATCCTGCTCACCACGCACAACCGTATCGCTAATGATAAAAACAGGAAAGCCCTGCAAAACATCAAAGGAAAATCGCATTTTTTTAAAGCCGAAATTTCGGGTGATTTCAAGGAGTTCAGTTATCCTACCGAAGACAGGCTGGAGTTTAAGATAGGTGCGCAGGTGATGTTTACCAAAAATGATTATTCGGGCGAACAGAAATACTTTAATGGCAAAATAGGCAGCATCACTAAGCTAAATAAAGATCAAATAGAGGTTAGCTTTGCCGATGGTTCGGCACCGGCTAATGCCGAGCCATACTTGTGGGAAAATAAAAAATATACGGTGAATAAGGATTCTAACGAAATAGACGAAAGCACAGTGGGTACTTTTAAGCAGTACCCCCTAAAGTTGGCCTGGGCCATTACGGTGCACAAAAGCCAGGGATTAACTTTCGACAAGGCCATCATCGATGTTCAGAATGCCTTTGCACCGGGGCAGATTTATGTGGCATTGTCGCGATTACGCAGTTTAGATGGCCTTATTCTTACTTCACCTATTCCATCAGAAGGCATTAAAGTGGATTCTTCACTAGCATCCTTCGCCGAGATAAAGAAAAAACCCGAGGAGCTGAACCCCATTTTGCAGAAGGAATCAAAGAAATATTTTAACAACTTTGTAATGGAGGCCTTTGATTTTTCGGGATTAATGCAAGACCTGAGCTATCATATCTCGACCTATAATAAAAATGCCAAAAAATCGGTCAAACAACAATATAAATCTGTTGCCCTGGAATGGTTAAAAGAAACCGAGCCATTGCGTACCGTAGCTGATAATTTTAAAGCGGAGGTAAACCGGATTGTAAATTCGGGACAGCCAAATTACCTCGCTCATTTGTTGGAACGGATAAACAAGGCAACGGCTTATTTTGAGCCTCGGATAAAAGAAATACACGATAATATTAGGGAGCATTGCAACGAGTTGAAGGGCATTAAAGGTGCCAAAACCTATCATACCGAACTCATCGACCTGTCCAATCTGTACTACGGTTGTTTGCAGATGATTTATAAAGCCCAGGGCTTAATCAAATCATCGCTTCAAGGAAAGCCTTTTGACAAAAGTACCATTAAAAAACCAGCCTTTCCCGAATCCCGCGAAAAGCCTACTCCATCGCGAAAACGGAAGAGTTCTGCAGAGATTAAACCCAAGGAAGATACCAAGCTGCTTACTTTTAAAATGTACAAGGCGGGCAAAGACGTAAAAACCATTGCCCAGCAAAGGTCGCTCACCGTAGGCACCGTAGAAGGACACCTGGCACATTACGTGCAGCTGGGGCAATTGGACGTGCTCAATTTTATTGGTAAAGGGAAGCTGGCCATCATAGAAAAGACCATCCATAAATTAGATAGCTTTGCCCTTACACCGCTAAAAAATGAACTGGGCAAAGATTATTCCTACGGCGAACTGAGGCTTGCTGTGGCCTATATGTTATCGCAGAAAGCTTGAAGCATGGAGGAATTTGATAAGTAGAATAACAAATCGTTATGAATAGAATAGAGTAAAAACAGACGTGAAAGCTTCAAAACAAAACATACCTACCTACGGACTGCAATCCTTCAGCCATCCGCAATATGCCGACAGGCAGTTTCATGTGGAGCTTTTTGATGCTAAGCGGCATTTTAAGGTGAGCTATCCGCATCGGCACGATTTTTTTGAAGTGCTCTTCCTGACCAAAGGCTCCGGCTTGCATGTAATTGATACCCGCGAATATACCATTGAGCCACCGTGTGTGTTTTTTATGTCGCCGGGGCAGGCACATAAAATTGAACTGTCGGGCGATATTGAGGGGTACATTTTTATTTTTGCCCCTGAGTTTTATCTCTTCGACAAGAACAACCAGAACCGCTTGCTGGAGTTTCCCTTCTTTTTTACCATCCATCAGGATAATCCGCCATTGGAATTGACTAGGGCTTCGGATGGCAAATTTTTGGAGCAGTTATTTCTGAAAGCCATTGCAGAGCTGGCCAAAGATAAGAGTCACATCGGGTTGTTGCGCTCTGTTTTAGATACCATCTTACATTACACCTCTATGCTTTACCCAAGCCAGGAGCAGGAGCCCAAATTTGGCAAGGGACATTTGTTGGTAAAACGTTTTTATCAATTGGTTGAGGATAATTATCAGAAGAATATAGGTGTAAATCAATATGCAGATCTATTGGCCGTTACCCCTCATCATCTTACCCAAACGCTCAAGCAGCTAACCGGTCGAACATCTAACGAGGTAATCCGCAGCAAGCAGATATTGGAGGTAAAGCGTTTATTGGTACATTCGGCTCTTTCGGCAACACAAATAGCCGATCGTCTTAATTTTGCCGACCAATCCTATTTTACCCGTTTTTTTAGAAAAGCCACAGGCCTTACCCCACTGCAGTTTCGTGAGCATATGCGCAATAGGGTGTTGTAGGTTAAGTAAGGATTGGGATAGGGTGTTGGATTTTTGCCGGCTTTCCGAATTAGCTTTGCTCTACCTTGTATCGTGGAATACAAGAAGTGCTCAGGAGGCGGAAGTAATGCCTGTTAAGCTATAGCCAACTCACCATTGCCTTTTGTTTTTCGCCGTCCATAAGTATTTGTAAGGGTTCTTCAAACTCTACATGCGTAAAGTGGGCAGTTTGCCCCACGATACGTTGCTTTTTGAGCACCTCAAAGTTTACGTATTCGTCGGTTTGGTTGTGGTGGATCGAAAAGTAGCCCACATTCATTGAAGTTACATTATGAAAAAAGTGCGATCCCAGGGAGGCCTCCAGCGGAAAATCCTGCAATCCCATTTCAACAATCACCTTAGCATACGAAATTTGTGACCATAACACGGGTATCCCGGTATATTTGTCGCGTGTTCCCCATCTGCCGGGACCAATAAGTAAATACTCCTTACTATCCTGTTCCATTTTTTTGTTTAGGAGCGCTATTTCCGAAGCCATCTCATTGGTTTGTATTCGGTTAAACTTTTCAGGAGCCATAAAAATAACATCCTTGATGTGTTCTATCCGGCCGTTACCCATACCTTTTTCCGATGCCAATATAACTTTAGCTGTATCTACCTTAGTGAAGTCAATTTTTGCATTGTTTTCTAATCTTATCAGGGGTTTAATCTGGAGTAGATACAATGTAGGTAGATGATTTTCGGGGTTTAAGTCTACGGCAAATTCAATTTCAACGGGGGCACCCATGGCTTCTTTAAAAAACTTTAGCAGCAGTTCCAGGCTTTTGGATAAAGGGATATAGTCGTATTTTAATATATTGGCAAAATTGACGATGCGTGGTCCCTTGGCATCCAGGTTGTTGGTGATGCGATCGTAATTATAATCGTAAACAGAGGCGCAGTAACGCAGGTTGCCGTCCTCTTCTGCTTCTTTCATGGGTAGTTTGCGTATAAAAGAATCTTCGTTCAGCTTTTTTATATCGTATTCGTTTACTTCCAGGTCGAGGGCATAGAAGTAGGACTGGGAATCTTTTACCTGATCTTGTATGGAGTTGAGCTCAAGGTTAGGAAATTTAGGACAGAAACGCCATGCCTTTTCGCCACCTACCACATATTTACCGAGTCCCACGCCCAAAACGGCAAAACCATCTTCGGGTTTCATGTACGAAAAAGGATAGTAGTTATAGCTTTGCGCAATACCGCTTATGTGTGGATAAAACCGGTTATGCGCTGTCTCGCCCACAATTTTTTGGATGATAACCGCCATTTTTTCTTCTTCTATTTTGTAGTTAACGGCCTCAAAATAAGCCCTTGCCGATGGTCTGAAGATAGAGGCGTAAACAAGTTTTATAGCTGTAATAAGGTGTTCCAGACGAACCTCAATATCGGGGTGGTTGTTCGGAAGCATAAAGGTTTCGTATACCCCTGCAAAAGGTTGGAGCAGGGAGTCCTCGAAGAGACCGGAGGAACGCACGGCCAATGGCTCGTTGATGACCGAAACATATTTGCGGAGTTTGTTTTTAAGTTTATCGGTAAAGGTAGCCCTAATAAAAAGCTCTCGCACGCTGTCGTACTTTTGCTCTACATAAATTTGGCGGTATAAGTTGTTTCGTTCAATAAATTCGCTGAATTCATCGGCACCTACGATGGCGGTGGTGGGTATGCGTATGGCCAGGTCAGGTAATATTTTTTTAAAGTCGATGTTCTCCACAAAATGGCATAAAAAGGCGAGTCCCCGGCCTTTGCCACCAAAGCTGCCTTCGCCAATGCGGGTAATATAACGATTAC includes these proteins:
- a CDS encoding PEP/pyruvate-binding domain-containing protein; protein product: MGNEKEQTLSQVYKRKKSDQDIFPELMEYKAKEVLLIANHYDAYSIVREGRFFDRIYGEFLQLNLFTAPRITSASNGDEAMELMEKRHFDMVILMAGLDKKTPVAISKKIKQKVPKMPLLAMVNNNSDLRFFDESGPNVKYIDKVFVWNGDSKVFLAMIKYVEDKMNADKDTKIGDVRIILLVEDSQKYYTRYLPLLYSIIMKQTQAVLAEEGYDQLHKILKMRARPKVLLVSNYEDAIEIVEKYREYLICVISDVKYNRNGVPDEDAGVDLIRYVKSKTSLPALLQSSDPCNAERAKAIGADFIDKNSESLSQDIYDFIHVKLGFGNFVFKNSRGMTVSVARNLKEFNECIKTVSAESLLYHAKRNGISTWLMARGEINMAKRLRPYKIEDFDSSNKLRQAILRVFEQVKLKRLRGRVVLFESSLINSNRYITRIGEGSFGGKGRGLAFLCHFVENIDFKKILPDLAIRIPTTAIVGADEFSEFIERNNLYRQIYVEQKYDSVRELFIRATFTDKLKNKLRKYVSVINEPLAVRSSGLFEDSLLQPFAGVYETFMLPNNHPDIEVRLEHLITAIKLVYASIFRPSARAYFEAVNYKIEEEKMAVIIQKIVGETAHNRFYPHISGIAQSYNYYPFSYMKPEDGFAVLGVGLGKYVVGGEKAWRFCPKFPNLELNSIQDQVKDSQSYFYALDLEVNEYDIKKLNEDSFIRKLPMKEAEEDGNLRYCASVYDYNYDRITNNLDAKGPRIVNFANILKYDYIPLSKSLELLLKFFKEAMGAPVEIEFAVDLNPENHLPTLYLLQIKPLIRLENNAKIDFTKVDTAKVILASEKGMGNGRIEHIKDVIFMAPEKFNRIQTNEMASEIALLNKKMEQDSKEYLLIGPGRWGTRDKYTGIPVLWSQISYAKVIVEMGLQDFPLEASLGSHFFHNVTSMNVGYFSIHHNQTDEYVNFEVLKKQRIVGQTAHFTHVEFEEPLQILMDGEKQKAMVSWL
- a CDS encoding helix-turn-helix domain-containing protein, with the protein product MSQQPDSLPQLVARFINNTNQNIFLTGKAGTGKTTFLRSIRQHTHKSVIVAAPTGIAAINAGGVTLHSLFQLPFGAFIPDNNGLNMPYASTQVNTPRTLLSSFQMHKTKRNMLKKMELLIIDEVSMLRADLLDAIDLILRSVRRQRDLPFGGVQILFIGDLLQLPPVVKDDEWSCIGAYYPSVFFFSAQVLRQTPPLYIELEKIYRQSDNTFINLLNNLRNNKMTEADAQLLNKYYRPDYEQKSDEGVILLTTHNRIANDKNRKALQNIKGKSHFFKAEISGDFKEFSYPTEDRLEFKIGAQVMFTKNDYSGEQKYFNGKIGSITKLNKDQIEVSFADGSAPANAEPYLWENKKYTVNKDSNEIDESTVGTFKQYPLKLAWAITVHKSQGLTFDKAIIDVQNAFAPGQIYVALSRLRSLDGLILTSPIPSEGIKVDSSLASFAEIKKKPEELNPILQKESKKYFNNFVMEAFDFSGLMQDLSYHISTYNKNAKKSVKQQYKSVALEWLKETEPLRTVADNFKAEVNRIVNSGQPNYLAHLLERINKATAYFEPRIKEIHDNIREHCNELKGIKGAKTYHTELIDLSNLYYGCLQMIYKAQGLIKSSLQGKPFDKSTIKKPAFPESREKPTPSRKRKSSAEIKPKEDTKLLTFKMYKAGKDVKTIAQQRSLTVGTVEGHLAHYVQLGQLDVLNFIGKGKLAIIEKTIHKLDSFALTPLKNELGKDYSYGELRLAVAYMLSQKA
- a CDS encoding 2,3,4,5-tetrahydropyridine-2,6-dicarboxylate N-succinyltransferase, whose protein sequence is MLEQYKKVIEQAWDNRELLKTTDTQDVIRTLMEMLDKGKIRVAEPNGDEWKVNEWVKKAVILYFPIQKMETLEAGPMEFHDKMALKKNYAELGIRVVPHAVARYGAYISSGVVLMPSYVNIGAYIESGTMVDTWATVGSCAQIGKNVHLSGGVGIGGVLEPIQAAPVIIEDDAFIGSRCIVVEGCRVGKEAVLGANVVLTGSTKIIDVTGDSPVEYKGYVPPRSVVIPGSYTKKFPAGDFQVPAALIIGQRKESTDKKTSLNDALRENDVAV
- a CDS encoding helix-turn-helix transcriptional regulator, with the translated sequence MKASKQNIPTYGLQSFSHPQYADRQFHVELFDAKRHFKVSYPHRHDFFEVLFLTKGSGLHVIDTREYTIEPPCVFFMSPGQAHKIELSGDIEGYIFIFAPEFYLFDKNNQNRLLEFPFFFTIHQDNPPLELTRASDGKFLEQLFLKAIAELAKDKSHIGLLRSVLDTILHYTSMLYPSQEQEPKFGKGHLLVKRFYQLVEDNYQKNIGVNQYADLLAVTPHHLTQTLKQLTGRTSNEVIRSKQILEVKRLLVHSALSATQIADRLNFADQSYFTRFFRKATGLTPLQFREHMRNRVL
- a CDS encoding L-threonylcarbamoyladenylate synthase, with protein sequence MNDDIKKAVEVLQKGGLILYPTDTIWGIGCDATNQEAVKKVYALKQRHDSKSALVLLDNDAKLSAYVAKVPEMAWDLIDLSAKPLTIIYPKAKNLAQNLLAEDNSVGIRITKEEFSKKLCARFKKPIVSTSANISGQASPQHFGEISDEVKNGVDYIVQFRQEETANPAPSSILKLEVDGQIKIIRE